The genomic segment TCATATCTGTCTTAATACCtcatacaagaaaaaaaaacataaagctAACCTTCCCAGCAGGCACATAAGGATCTCCGGTTAATTTCACAGCTTCGACATATTCATAAAATTCAATATCTGTTGGCTTCTTAGACTCCTTTCCACCTTTCCACTGGCCAAATTTGCGTTTTAAATGGATTACTTCTGATGTATACAGCCCATGTGCGCCAATATAAAGTCCTGGATAGAGAAGaacatgaaaattaaaatccatTTCATACTGAGACCTGATGTGAGAAAATGGTATTTTCAAGGAAAGTTACAAAATTGAAAGTCTTCTATCGCATAGACTCAAAATTAATGTCCATTTTCTTTAGAGAGACACAAAACAACGCACATTCAATCAATTTACTCACTCACCGTCCAAAGGATCTAGTGATGGTGTCACATCAATGCGACGGAATTTCGTCAAACCCGACAACTGTTGACGGTTTTGAGCCTGGCTGAGAGTGAGGCTTAATAGTTCCCCAACATCCTTCAGCATCTGTAACATGGATTTCTAGAATAAGCTGCGGCTCCCTTTTTGAggtaaaacaagaagaaagaaaatagcCAATAAACACAGCAAAACAAACCTTGAcagaaatcttcttctctttctcaattGATTTGGCCAGATCAACCATAATGTTATCAATCCTACGTCTACTATGACGGCTACCTTTTCCATCAATTAGTGTACTTTCTACACCCTTAGACTCTTGTACGTTTAAGTCTTTCTCTAAGCGAAGATAAAACGAAGATTTCTCCACAGATTCCAGATTGGCAGGGGATCGAAGCGACTCTTTAAGAGGTTGGTTTCCAGAAAGCCGATCAACAATATCGCCAATAACAAATTTAACTGCGATTTCTCTCCCTCCTTTGTTGTCAACGATTTCATCAGTCACAGATTCCAATTCGATGTCAGCATCTTTTTCATCGATTTCAGCCTTAGTGCTGTCTTCCACATCTATATCTTCTATATTAAGATcgttctcttcatcttcctcatcagcTATCTGCTCAATAACTTTTGAGATGAAATCCTTGTCCACCCTTCCTGGCGCAGTTACTTTCATAACCTTGACCTTGACCCCAGGAATCATATCTCGCAGGAAACTTTGGAAACCAGAAGATTCCTCAAGGAGATCAGAATCATCATCTGAGTTATCACTCTCTTCATCTTCACTACTCTCGACGACAATATTACCCGTATCTTCCTTCCTTCCCGGTGAAGTCAAAAACCTACCAGAATTTAAAGTTCTGGAGGGCATAGTAGGTACGTCTGGAAAAATCTCCTTCCATTTCAAGTACACAGCCTGAAGAAGCACACATCCCAGTTTAACATCGAAATATATCACTCCATCTAGATAATTTGTAAACATTCGTCTTGAGAGATAACGTAGGGAAATCACACTTTGCTATCTACTGAAAATATTCAGCTTCCTATAAAGAACCAAATGAAGCATACCCCCCAAGTTCATCAACTAAACCGGAACATGATTCTCCAATGAATACCCCAATTACTCAATTTGGACAGTAACACCCTAGGATTAAGGAGTAAAAGAACCTGCTTTTTGTAGTTCCCTTTTCCATCATGTGTCagaaatatttcaaaaagaGGAGCACCAGCAGCAGAAGTACTAAGTTGCCTGAAAGAGAAAGGGTTGTCATATAACACAATCTTTCAAAACAAAGAAGGACCTATAAATTTTTGGCGTTTTGATACACAGATAAATTGATAAGCAAAGAAGATAGATAAAAGTACCGAGGATTATAACTTCGTGCCACATATCTTCCATGCTCTGCAGTAATTTGAACAATAAGACCAAAAggatctttgacatcttctGAAATACCTGACCACCAACCTACCTGCCAGCCATATAGAGAAAACGATGTAACACCAAGAAGAAGCTAAAACCACGGTTATAAatgaaacgaaacaaaaaaaaaaaaaacaaataacgaGCTCACCAACCCAGCACCAGCTTTGTCTCGCAAGTCTACTGCATCCTTGTAACGCTCTTCTAGAACAGCTctctataaaaaataaatgcaaaaatgGAATCTTTTCAGAATCAAATACAAGTATCCCCAACAGTGTTGTTAGAAGCTATGATCATAAAGGAAGAGGTAAATTACATAGAAACTGGACATGACTTTGCCAACAGCATCATTAGTAGCTGCAGCTGCAATTGCCACCTTAAGGCTTGCAGCATCTTCATAGTCTTCTCGCTTGATGGCTCGTTTCAATTGCGACTGTACGTACAcccaaaaatacaaaacccCATCTCATTAGAACAACAATATCAGGAATGAATCATGAAAAGGAGGAACCTTTACCTTTAAGACGGAGAGAAGACGGTCTTGGTCATCGACAAGTTCGAAATGCTTCTTCCATCGCTCCCAATCCCAATCGTCTTGGTTCTCGTTGATATTCCCCGAATCTTGCTCGACGTCGTCGTCGTTATCCTGATTGGAGTACCAGCTCAAGACCGAATCGAAGCTTTTGATGGCGCTTTTGAGGACGTCTTGAATCGCGGAGTCCCATCTAGGGCTAtcatcggaggaggaggagcagcgGCAGAGAGAGGTGGGATCGGGGAGGCGATGAGGAGGGTAAAAGGGTCTTTTGGAAGGAGTGAGCCTGGATGACGTGGCAGCAGCGGCTGGGGAAAAGGTGAGATTTTGTGACGGCGGCGTGGATAAGGAAGACATCGCcggagagagagatgagagatgagagatgagagagagctTTTGAGGAGGAATCGAATATATTTGTGTTGTGTGGATGAAATGGGCtttgatgatttgatattttgatttttgtccaACGGaatcgtgtgtgtgtgtgtatgtgcgACTCGTGAgtgttctttttatttatgtatgttGTTGTGTTATGTTTACTTAACCAACCAAACCTTGAAaacgtttattttgttttttggtatgCGGATGGATAGAGAGCAAACGAACGCAATACTTTCAGTTTCGGGCTATCTCTAACGTAAGCTATAGATAGTTGTTTTGTGTGCGAGTTAATTAGAGTACAGTACATCGTTATTAAAAGAGGCAAAAACAAATGAGATgagatgagtttttttgtttatttgatgttttctttttttcttaacatgAATGAACCCTTTCTGACCCTATAACAACTAACTTAACCTCACAAGTCACAAAAGAGGAAGATATGTCGTATCCATTGAACATGTGACTAGGCTGGCTGGAGTGCAACCAACCACTCTCCCAACTCCCAAGTGACTCTCTCTCCCATAGGGAGGGACCTATGTAGAAAAACTTCATTAACTCTAATTTCTCTATTAGTAAAGTTAGTAAATTTGATCAAAATTGGATACGTGGAGCCTCTGAATTAGTATTTTATTAGAACCGACTctggtttaaataaaaaaagctttgaatgatgatgatgatgtggtcATGAATGCAAAATATCTTTGTAACcccaataacaacaacaatgatgtaatctataaaaaaaaatagtaagctTGAGAGTTTATATAtcccaaagaagaaaaaggaagaatcaaattaaaagagaaggCTCTGAGAGAACGTCCGGTGTGAAAGAATCCACCTTTTCCCCCAGTAGTAGTAACCAACTTGTGAAATCCTCTATTAACAAGGCTTCTCCTTTTCGATTTCTAAATCATACACATCTAAAGAAGGTGGATCTTCTCCTGAAACAGAGCTAGTAGTAGTGAAATTTGGTGTCAGATGGAGAGGAATGATGAAATCGAAGAAACCCCCGCCGGCGGACCTTCTCCCCGATCCACGAAATTGAAGCTCGGAAACAGAGCAGACCCTTTCCTTGTTGTTTGCAGATGCTTCAGCGTCGTCACATCTCTCATCGCCATTCTCTGCGTTGTCGTTAATGTTCTCGCTGCCGTTCGTTCCTTCCGAGACAGCCACGATgtaatcatctcttcttctcactcttGTTCGCAGTCATTTAGATTTGATCTTTTTTCTGAAAGCGTTTGTTTCCTCCGAGCAGCTCTTTGATGGAATATTCCGGTGTTATGCTGTGGTGATTGCTTGCTTTGTTGTCCTCGTTGAGACTGAATGGGGTTTCATTCTCAAATTCTCGAAGGTTCAtactttctttctctttttctactACTAACTATGAATTGTTTCTAAAGTGATCCAAATCTTGCACAGGTTCTTGAATACTGGGCTGGGAGAGGAATGCTTCAGATTTTGTAAGTTACCTCCTTTTCACTACCTCTTGTGTTGGAGTGAAATCTCGTAGTTCTTGTTGTAATGTGATTTTTTGGAGTGTTGCTTTAAGCTAATTCAAGGCGAGGATCTTAAGAATGAGACTTTTTCTTGGTTACTATATCTTTGTGTCATTTTCAGTGCTGCTGTGATGACAAGAGCTTTCCCTGACTATATGGCTCAAAGGAAGGATCTCATGCTTCTTCAGAATATCGCTAGCTATTTGCTCCTTGCCTGTGGTGTTATCTATGTCATTTCAGTACGATCTCCTTCTTTTTTCCTCAAATATCACATCTGCTTATTATTCCTCTCTTCTTGTATTACTGTTCAATCTTTTTGTTCATATTTGTTTGTGCGTTGTTGTGGTTGCCTCTTGCTTATCAGAATGCATTTCACTCGATAATGAATCTTGGATTTTGCATCTTAttgtttctttagatttttaaGTGAAGAGTCTAGCATCTTGTTTCGAAGGTTACCAGCTCTCTTTATATGATAGATATGGGGTTTTGTCTGGTAAGAAGCCATGATGGCACTTTGGTCACAGACCTTTAGGATCACTTGGATAGCTCTTAACTCTGAACAATAGGTGCTTGATATAGTGGTTAGCAAGTCTCTATAGTTATTTCCAACTTTATAAACTGAGCTTTTTGGGAGAGGTATTAGTTACAACTTTTGCCTGAATCACTTTCTTTCCAATTCTGCCAATTTTAGATCTGCCTATGTTGGATTTGGTCGGCaaaaactttcctttttcttggcAATATATCTGAGTTCTCGTTTATGTCTTTCACTCTCAATCTTTGATCTTTGTCTTAACTTCAGGGAGTTCTATGCATCGGCTTTCTGAAGCGTGCTCGACAGCAGAAGGAAATTTCAAGAGAACAAGCCGTCAAGGATCTTGAGGCAAGTATTGATAGTTTATTATCATCTAGTTTCTATATACGCTGcatcattatcaatttatcatattCCTCAAATGGCTTCTAAATCATTGACTGTTGTTGCAGGAGATAGCCAGACGCAGGGAAGAGTTAGAACAATTGCTCCTGGAGCATCAGAATAGAGACGATGACGTGTGAATGTGATCACAAGTACAGCTTCATTGGATGGAAAACATcagtttctttttgtattaaaaCGTTTGTGTGAGCTCTCTGTTTTCATCCTTCCACTTGGATAATAACAGCagattcttttgttctttttgtttgttgaaatcGAAGCTTTGATATTTTGTCTTATAAGAGACAAGAACTACTGAATATGAATTTCGACATGTTGATGTAAATTACTTGCAGTATATAGTAAATTGATTGTCAATATAAAAAGAATGTAGCTAATTGATGAATGCTATATCTTTCTAAAGGCCAAAGAGGAAGCGAAGCTAAAATGAAATTGCAATTTTATGGTTATAATTGGGCTACGAGATTAGAGAATCAGACAAATAATAATCGCATGAGATAGGCGATATTCATCTTCATTACATTACAATATCAAGTTTTTGGCTTCTTGGCCATCACATTTGAACTTGTGACTAAGAAGTTTTCTTTTTCGTCTGAGCTACTCTCATCATCAGACAACACAAGAAGAATGCCATTAGAACAAGAAGCAGCAGTTGAATCTCTACTCTTGTTCACTCCTTTTTCGATCACTGCTGAATCAGACTTGATTTCTCTGCATCTATGAATCCCTGCGGATTCTCCGAGAACTCtaagctcatcatcatcatcatcatcttctcctttcATCTCAACTTCATCTGAATCTTCAGTATCAGAGACATATTCTACTGAAacagtttcttcatcttcactgTCCTCGATATAAAGCATGCATTCCTCTTTTCGTAATGTATCTATCTCGTGATGAATAGATTCTTGTATGTCCATTTTCTTGTCTCTTTTTGTAATGTATCTATCACAGAGGTTTTCTTCTCACCACTTTCTTGAACTTCTTCCTAGTTTggggagaaaaaaatatagaatagcTATCAACATAAGATAATTAGCAGTGGAATCTAAACTGAAGATATAGAAAAGGCAATTTTACCACTATAGGCGACATAAAGACCTTTCGGAGCTTCGAAGACTGGTGGTCATATCCTCCTGTGTAATAAGTTTCTTTGCTAAGAATCAGATCTGGCGAGCAAGTCTTTGTTTGGGGAATGTCTGTAACGCTTGATGAGGAATCATCAAACGGTTTTCTCCAGTTACAGCTGTCAATCACATTCTTGCTTTCATTTGCTTGATCATTCTTGTTGGAAACTTCACAATGAGGCGGTTCACTTTTGGAATTAGGTGGAAGAATACTTGGAGCATGACCTTTGTGGAGATTGTAAAGCAATTCTAAGATGTATCTACGCTTAAGTGAAGCTTCCTTCGCAGGAAACCAATTCCTAGTTAGCTGAAAAGATGCAGAAAATAAGTTAAACCCTCCCATTCATATCAATGTTTCTCGGTGGAGTGCTTTCATATCATATGAATAAGGAAGATCTTCGCACAGTTGAATTATTTACACAAGTAAAAGCACTACACTACAACTCAATAAAGACTCCATAGTGAACGTAAACAAGATTCTAAAAGATTATatcaattttctaaaacaataatttcCAAAACTTGATAAGATTCTCAAATGCATGTTTCAATAGTAAACTAAAAATCTATATGTCAAATGCTTCATCATATCCAAGGAGATGAAAACAAGACTACTTACAAAATTTGCTGATCTTGTGATAGAGGATGGATTGAATTTAGCAGGAGCTTGAGCCACAAAAAGGTCCAAATAGTGGAGCAAAAAGAGGCCACAGTCAAACGAATTCTCTTGCTGAGGGAGCTGAATTTTTCAAATGAAGCAATAGCATCAGAAAAGTCACTGAAGAAATTCACAAAGTTCACAATGGAAATATCATTTGACTCCACTAGAATAGTAACATGTTTTTCGAAGATAACCTAACAACCAAAACTGATATGATATGTTAGACACAAACAAAAGCTCATCAAAATGCATCTATAGCACGAATACAAGCAGGAGTACTACATGCACTAAGATAATCTGGAACAGGGGTTTACGACATCATGACAGAACCGTAATAGTTAGGAAGCTACCTCAAGTGAGATGGACTGCATATCTGGAGCTCTTGAGAAATCAATAGTTGTGTTTCCATGCCTCGCTTTCCACTCTTCACGTAGGTAACTATGATCACATGATGGACATTTGAATTGTTATGAAAAAATCCATGTATCCGACATGATAAGGAAAAGTGGAAAAACGgaataacaaaaatatgtaaatgtgcagaaaattattaaagacCAATCATCACTGTAAACCTAAACACCCCTTAGTCAGCTTAATTCTCAACGAAAAAAATTGGATCCAGCCTCATATGCATAAGTAGCATCCAACTAGCAACAACTCTCGAGACTAAATTCAAAAGTACCGTCACTTAAAATGGCCTCTTGAATCCAAATGAAAAGAACGAGTAAATGCTAGGGCAGTGAACTTTAATGAAACGTGTTAGATCATACCTCGGAAAAATATTTATGAGACCACCTTTGTGGCTTCCTTTAATTGAGTCCAGATGCAAGATACAGGGAACCCTTTGAGGGTTTTCGACTTCATTACCAGAACAGTAAAAGTTTCTTtacaaaatgtaaaacaaagTCAACGAGcataagaaaataacataatgAGTTAATCTTACCATGAGAAGTAACCAATTCACCGGGATGGCAGATAATAATCAGACTCCAGTGAAAACTGCAATCAAGTGCAAGTATAAGTCATCTTATCAGCGGCAAGAAAAATAGTTATCTGTGAGAAAAATGTTGTCACCTGAAGTTTATAGGAATAAATACATAATCTTTTTCGAAAATATCCACATTCTTAGTCCACTTCTGAACACGTTGGTATGCTTCCCTTCCTCCAAACGTGTTAGGTGAACCTTTGTCTAAGTTAGCCAGCTTACGGAAAAAGAAACAGTTGAAGAAGTGGAATCTGCCCCGTTCCTGCGGCGGAATTCGATTCTTAAGGTACCTGTAAGTATCAAACCCAACTTTACAAGTTGCTTCGAACTAGCTTATGCATTAAGACggtaaaatataaatgaaaacaaatataatacgACAAGGGTTTACAAGCCTTGCTTTTCGCTTGTAGGCATCCTCTGCTCTACAGACACAGTTTTTATCACCTCTAATGTTAAGTTAATACGGAAAGATAATAACTTACTTGATATAAAAATCAATGATTGTATCGTTGATGAAACGTCTTGGTTTCAGAAGCTCAATGTCTTGCTTCCTAACTACTACAGAATCTGGCTCTCCTTGAGGATAGACTAGATCTTCAAATGAATCAGCGAGACTGAAGATACAAACAGCACATATCAAGAGGTAAGATAAAgtcataaaataacataaaagaaGAGTACACCACCAAACTGTCAGACTACATttaccaaaatttatataaatcacaTTATTGAAAGATATTAAAGTTCATACTCACTTAGTGAGTGAAGTTCCCAAATTCTGTCCAGTACAAGCACTTTCCTCGCTTTCCCTGTCAACATTCAACAAcgaaaaatataagttataacttaGAACCCACCAGATAGTTTTCCTATCTTACTAACTTCTTTCTCCTCGAACCTTTTACAGGATTTAAAACATAAGTGGTCCTTGTTTAAGGTCAAAAGCTCTTTCATATATTAATTCGTACAGCTTCGAAGAAATTTAATTAGGTAACCAGGAAACAGTTGAAGCCAAGAGAATTTTGTATACGATAGTGCACATATATTTGGTATATATGTCAACAATTCTGTTAACGATgttgaaaaaaacacatatatacaaATCACAAGACTTCAGAAAACGACTAGTTGAGTCATATACCACCAACATGATAATGATGGAAGGTAATGATGGAAGGGGAGGAAGTGGGGAGAACTGCAATGAATATTCTAACACAATGGtgcaaaaaaacatttctaaatGACTTACGTTATGGTGTCAAACCAAACATCCTTGTATCTCGAGTCCAAGGATTTGATGGTTTCTACTTCTTCATACCATTTAGGGTCATAAACGGAAAATTTTAGGAGATCAATTCCTGTCAGCATGGGTACAGATGTTAGTTAGACATAAGTTGACGTTGTAAACATCAGAAACTACACAAAGAGAGATATGATGTGTGTGCCCTTCTTATTTCAGCTAATAATTTAAGGAATCCCTCGTGTGAGAAAAAGAAACTCCTTTGAACTTAAGCCACACTAACATAAACAAAAGTGAACATATTTTAGTACCTGAAATCTCTTCCGCAGTGTCAATTCCTTCTGGCTCCCTGGACTTCAGAAGGACGTTGATAAAAGCAGTCTCAACCTAAAAAATAGATCTCAAGCATCATTAAAGAAAACCCATCGACCTATAAATGAAGCTCTAACAGAACTCACCTCCAAACACCACTGAGACTCAATTTTGATGATATCTTCTATTTTCCACTGACAACTAAAGGTTCCTTTAGTGGCATTTACTGATGAACTTTCAACATTCATACAGCTACGTGAAAATGTTAACTTCGAGTTTGTACAGTATATATCTCCATATATAAGAACATCAGGGTTAATAAGAACTTGTGCAATCTCGAGATCCTGTAtatgcagaaaaagaaaaagcataagATACTATGAACATATAAACCCCATGTGCATAACTCTTGAGACAAACAGCAAATCGACAACttttcagaggaagaagaagagcttatgCTTTTCATCTTGTTTGTGATCCTTAACTAACTCTAATTGTCTTAAAAGAACATCATATACTCAAAAGAGACTTACAACTTCATGCGGATCAGAAGCAGGATTTGTGGCTTCTCCAGTTGAGGCTAAAAATATAATCAGAAGATTCTTTAGAGCAAGCAATTGTGAAGGAAGAAACTGAAACTAAAGATAAAAGAATACTAAAATGCTAAATACCTTCATCATTTTCTGAGAGagatgatgaagttgatgaaTCAATTCCAATCCTTCCATGGGAGCCATTGGAGATTAAATCAATCACATCACCctgcaatatatatagtacaacaaaagttaaaaaaaacttttcgaCATTCTAATTCCTTATACTAAGTCCTTCATGACTGCATGAGAAAGGCTCACAGTTGCAACTTCGCTGAGTTCACACCTTGAACGTTCTTCTTTCGCTGGAACTGcataaacaaaaatcagattAGCCAAGTAACTCATATAGCCACAATTCCCCTCTTTCTGTTAAGGATTGAACTACAAATTAAGTAATTTCTGATCTACTTCATTAGCAACTGAGAATTTGAAACCCTACACATAGCATAGAACAAATTGTCTTCAACTCATCATTTGCAGTAGAGTAACTGTTCCCCATGATGTAGTTTTTGGTAATGTTACCTTCAACATCAATAACTACGCAGTCCAGTTCTTTACTCTCGATTTGGGTGTTCTTCGAAACTGCAATTGGAAAAACATCACAAAAGAAGTGAATAACAAAATCGATACAAGAAATAAATGGGGGAAGATTCAGAGAAGAAGACACTCACAGCACCGAAGGAAGTCATACTTATCGACGGCGGAGGAGGTTTTAGTAGTGACAGGGGAATCGTATTTTCGAAGGAGTTTCTTCGACATCGCTTCAACGCGTTCTTCCTCTTCGGTGAAATCGTATACTCCGATCGACTTCCTTTTACTGCGGGATTGAACTGACCGGAGACTCATCGGCGCCAGAATAATACTGAGTTACAGTTCCGACGGCTTGAGAAGGTTCTCGAGGCGTACGCCGCTGTACTACGATGCGACATCACAAAgtgtattgaatttgaaattttgggTTTCGAATTCTGTCTTGGGTTATGTTCGACTTTTGGGATGACCAGTTGACCACacatgatttttgaaatttcaatttgattttaaaatcgtACCGATAAGGAAGAAAAGGCTATTCCCGGTTCAACCGTTCAACCGTTCAACCCATGAATTGTTTGTCTATCCGGTTTAATCACAGAGTCACAGATTGGCAcagttttattttgtatttcatatattttatctatcctttttattaaaaaaaaaaaccttaatgagattataaaatactatatatacagTATTACGGTGGTAAATTGGTATTAATTGTGCATTTTAAGCTTAAATGGATATTTTAaagtttggttatttattagGTAACCACGTACCTATATATTATTAGAGTAGGAGGATTTTGATTGTTGAActaactttaataaaatttcttgatttgtcaaaataatttattaaaaaaaaaaacacattaagtTGAACTACCAAAAGCTCAAGCCAACCACCATACAGAAATTGTAAAGTACATAAAGTCTTTGTACTCCATCGAAGACTCTTGCCACTATATAAACTCATTGGcatttctttaaatttctcATCAACACAAAGCAATATATACAAAGTGAAGGCTTAACCATAACTAGAGAGTTTCGTCAACATGGCATCATACAAGCTCTTTCTCATTGCTTTTTTCGTgagtctctcttcttcctctactaTGATCAACACTTGTTCAGCCTCACGCCGCCTTctccagcaacaacaacaaactatTCCTCAGATTCCAAGCCTGCCTATCCCGACAATGGGACTACCTCCATTGCCATCAACGTTGCCACAACCATCTCTACCAACTCTTCCCACAATGCCTACTGCAATGCCTCCGTTTCCAATGCCATCATCTTTGCCACAACCAAATCTTCCCACAATTCCCACTGTAATGCCTCCAATGCCAACGTTGCCTTCGTTTCCTACGGTAATTCCTTCTCTTCCAACTAGTCTCCCATCTATTCCGTTCTTCTCTCCTCCGCCTTCTACATCAAGTCGTCCTTGAATTATCACTTCATCATGTGATTGATGcatcttttattatattgttgTTGTAATGTTTTCAATGTGGtgtgttttggtttaattatttaGGCATACACTCGTTACATGATTTGTACCTTTAATttccttttgattttcatttgttGTATTTTACATTTGTTTGTGCTTGTGAAAGTAACCATTTGGTTTCTTTACTCATAGtgatattataaataaaaaataggtgatgtttgttgttatatatcaaattttatacaaaagtGCATATTTAATTATGGTTCGTTAAATTTGCAATAAAACACTGTCTAACATCTTCTTCGGCCTATATGAACATTTCTGGTGTAAGTTTTATACTAGTCTTTTTGTTCAGTATTATTTGATACCCTTAGCAGGCCCAGGCCATGCGGAACAGTGGA from the Camelina sativa cultivar DH55 chromosome 12, Cs, whole genome shotgun sequence genome contains:
- the LOC104729885 gene encoding protein EXECUTER 1, chloroplastic, yielding MSSLSTPPSQNLTFSPAAAATSSRLTPSKRPFYPPHRLPDPTSLCRCSSSSDDSPRWDSAIQDVLKSAIKSFDSVLSWYSNQDNDDDVEQDSGNINENQDDWDWERWKKHFELVDDQDRLLSVLKSQLKRAIKREDYEDAASLKVAIAAAATNDAVGKVMSSFYRAVLEERYKDAVDLRDKAGAGLVGWWSGISEDVKDPFGLIVQITAEHGRYVARSYNPRQLSTSAAGAPLFEIFLTHDGKGNYKKQAVYLKWKEIFPDVPTMPSRTLNSGRFLTSPGRKEDTGNIVVESSEDEESDNSDDDSDLLEESSGFQSFLRDMIPGVKVKVMKVTAPGRVDKDFISKVIEQIADEEDEENDLNIEDIDVEDSTKAEIDEKDADIELESVTDEIVDNKGGREIAVKFVIGDIVDRLSGNQPLKESLRSPANLESVEKSSFYLRLEKDLNVQESKGVESTLIDGKGSRHSRRRIDNIMVDLAKSIEKEKKISVKMLKDVGELLSLTLSQAQNRQQLSGLTKFRRIDVTPSLDPLDGLYIGAHGLYTSEVIHLKRKFGQWKGGKESKKPTDIEFYEYVEAVKLTGDPYVPAGKVAFRAKIGRRYELPHKGLIPEEFGVIARYKGQGRLADPGFRNPRWVDGELVILDGKYVKGGPVVGFVYWAPEYHFVMFFNRLRLQA
- the LOC104729890 gene encoding uncharacterized protein LOC104729890, with product MHQSHDEVIIQGRLDVEGGGEKNGIDGRLVGREGITVGNEGNVGIGGITVGIVGRFGCGKDDGIGNGGIAVGIVGRVGRDGCGNVDGNGGSPIVGIGRLGI
- the LOC104729887 gene encoding uncharacterized protein LOC104729887, encoding MERNDEIEETPAGGPSPRSTKLKLGNRADPFLVVCRCFSVVTSLIAILCVVVNVLAAVRSFRDSHDLFDGIFRCYAVVIACFVVLVETEWGFILKFSKVLEYWAGRGMLQIFAAVMTRAFPDYMAQRKDLMLLQNIASYLLLACGVIYVISGVLCIGFLKRARQQKEISREQAVKDLEEIARRREELEQLLLEHQNRDDDV